One Micromonospora sp. FIMYZ51 genomic window carries:
- a CDS encoding alkaline phosphatase family protein, with amino-acid sequence MGRTGRLAVIGLDGVAPQLIFDRYADDMPTLTALRSRSLWGPLTSVVPPITVPAWSCMMSGRSPGEIGIYGFRNRADHSYERLSIATSRSVRVPRIWDMVGAAGGDSVVLGVPGTYPPSAVKGCLVSCFLAPSTETDYTWPTELGAEIHRLTNGYLLDVTDFRTDDKARISQQIFDLSEQRFTVARYLARTRPWTFFSFVDMGPDRLHHGFWRYCDPEHPAYRPGNPFETIFRDYYRALDRHLAAFLTDLDDDTTVVIASDHGAQPMVGGFHVNEWLRRRGLLVLAEQPPTAVPISQCRVDWRRTTAWAEGGYYGRIFLNVAGREPQGTVPPSEYEHVRDLLSTELAALADHRGRPMGTRVIRPEDVYPQVEGVPPDLIVYFGDLRWRAAGTIGPTTDLYSFENDTGPDDANHAEQGVLVLAGDRIDAGYRAGMSLLDVAPTIQSLLGLPAVPEQRGRALA; translated from the coding sequence ATGGGCAGGACCGGTCGACTCGCCGTGATCGGGCTCGACGGCGTGGCGCCCCAGCTGATCTTCGACCGGTACGCGGACGACATGCCCACCCTGACGGCGTTGCGGTCGCGGTCGCTGTGGGGCCCACTCACCAGCGTCGTCCCACCGATCACGGTGCCCGCCTGGTCCTGCATGATGTCGGGCCGCTCGCCCGGGGAGATCGGCATCTACGGCTTCCGGAACCGGGCGGATCACAGTTACGAGCGCCTCAGCATCGCCACGTCCCGGTCCGTACGGGTACCCCGGATCTGGGACATGGTGGGGGCGGCGGGCGGCGACAGCGTGGTCCTCGGGGTGCCCGGGACGTACCCGCCGAGCGCCGTCAAGGGCTGCCTCGTCTCGTGCTTCCTCGCGCCGTCCACCGAAACCGACTACACCTGGCCGACGGAACTGGGTGCCGAGATCCACCGGCTGACCAACGGCTACCTGCTGGACGTGACGGATTTCCGGACGGACGACAAGGCCCGGATCAGCCAGCAGATCTTCGACCTCTCCGAACAGCGGTTCACCGTGGCCCGATACCTGGCCAGGACCCGCCCCTGGACGTTCTTCTCCTTCGTCGACATGGGTCCCGACCGGCTGCACCACGGGTTCTGGCGGTACTGCGACCCGGAACATCCCGCCTACCGGCCGGGCAACCCGTTCGAAACGATCTTCCGCGACTACTACCGGGCGCTGGACCGCCACCTCGCGGCCTTCCTGACCGATCTGGACGACGACACCACCGTCGTGATCGCCAGCGACCACGGCGCCCAGCCGATGGTGGGCGGCTTCCACGTCAACGAGTGGCTGCGGCGCCGGGGCCTGCTCGTCCTCGCCGAGCAGCCCCCCACGGCCGTGCCGATCTCGCAGTGCCGGGTGGACTGGCGGCGGACGACGGCCTGGGCCGAGGGTGGCTACTACGGTCGCATCTTCCTGAACGTGGCGGGACGCGAGCCGCAGGGCACCGTCCCGCCGAGCGAGTACGAACACGTCCGCGACCTGCTCAGCACCGAGTTGGCGGCGCTAGCCGATCACCGGGGGCGGCCGATGGGCACCCGGGTGATCCGGCCGGAGGACGTGTACCCCCAGGTGGAAGGCGTCCCGCCGGACCTGATCGTGTACTTCGGTGACCTGCGTTGGCGGGCCGCCGGCACGATCGGGCCGACGACCGACCTCTACAGCTTCGAGAACGACACCGGCCCCGACGACGCCAACCACGCCGAACAGGGCGTCCTCGTCCTGGCCGGAGACCGGATCGATGCCGGTTACCGTGCCGGAATGTCACTTCTCGACGTGGCCCCGACGATCCAGTCGTTGCTGGGCCTTCCCGCAGTTCCAGAGCAACGCGGACGGGCGCTGGCCTGA